GCCGTAACCGCTCGGGTCAGCCAGACGCATGGTCAGGACGGTGACGGCGGTGGGGGAGGCCGTGTGGGCGTCGAGAAGCGAGCTCAACGTCGCGGGGGTGAGCAGGGGAACGTCGCCGTTGGTGACGATCACCGTGCCCGCGAAATCCGGGATCGGTTCCAGCCCGCACTGGACGGCGTGGCCGGTGCCGTTCTGCTCATCCTGGATGGCCTGCAGCACCTCCCGGTCGAGCTCGGCGGCGACCGATTCGACAGCTGGGGAAACCTGTTCACGCTGGTGGCCGACGACCGCCACGATGTGCTGAGGGTTGATCCCGGCCGCTGCGTGCAGGGCGTGAGAGAGCAGGGTGCGACCCCCGATCTCGTGGAGCGTCTTCTGCTTGGCGGACTTCATGCGGGTGCCGGCGCCGGCGGCCAGTACGACCACGGCGCAGTTGGTGTAAGTAGGCACTATTTTCGGTCTCCTCGGGGCAATCGCGATGCGTGTACCGGTTCAGCATATAGCCCGTGCACGACCCGGGCGGGTAGCTGGAGCTCATGATGGGCGGGAGCCCCCCGGGCAGGCGGATCGTCCACCGCACCTGCGCCGTCCGTTCCTTGCCGACGCCGAAGGATTGTGCCGCTGTCGTGTTCGGAAGGGTGCCGGCTGGGACGGGCCTCGGAAAATGTCACATAATACGAGTTCGCAGATTCTTATAACCCCAGTTCGCGCGGATTTGACGTGCAGATGCGTGCTCGTCTTTCCGATCCTTCGTCTTATCTGACATGGCATGACGGCGGAAAGGGAGCCGGATCCGGGTCAGGCGGAGACGTCGCGGAGCCTGTGCGCCGCTATCACGCCCACGAAGCCGATCGCCGCGAGGAAGAGCAGTGCTGCGGAAGGACCCAGCAGGGCCACCGCGCCGGAGACGGCACCCACCAACAGGAGGATGGCCCCCATGAGGGTGTTGGCGGCGCCGACGTAGCGGGTGCGCTCGTCACCCTCCGCCATGTCGACGATGTAGGTCTTGCGTGCCACACGGATGGCGGTGTGTGCCAGGTTGACCAGGAAGAATCCGATGGGGAAGACCCAGGCGTTGACCGTGCCGGGGGCCCAGTGGGCGGAGGCGACGATCGCCACGATGACGACTGAGCCGGCCAGCGATCCGTAGCTCATGACGTTGCGGGAGGAGATGTCGGACCAGATGCCGGAGATGCGCCCGCCGAGGACGGAGGCCAGCCCCGAGGCGATGAGGAAGGCACCCAGACCGGTGAGTCCGTAGCCGACCTCCTGGCTCAGCGTGACGATGAACGCCGTGGACAGCGCCGTGACAAGGAGGAGGGAACGCACGATGACGAACTGCCGGAACTCGCGGTCGCCGGTGAACAACCCCCAGGTGTCCGCCCACCAGCCCTGCTGCAGGCCCTGCGGTTCCCTGTCGGAGACCGGCTCCCGGATCGACCGGAACACCACGGCCGCCAACGCCCAGGCGGCGGCGGAGGCGAAGATGAGGGCGGAGAGGAGCCAGGTGGGGGCGTCGGTACCCATGAACTCGAGGAGCAGGCCCACGGCCAGGGCGATGGCACCACCGACGGCGGCGGCCCGGCCGGTGATCACCCCGCGGCGCCCCTTCGAGATCGTCCGGCCCTGCACGTCCTTCGACGCGATGGAGCAGAGGGAACGGAAGACCGCGAGGACCGCCAGCAGGAGGGTGACGGCGATGCCGAGGGGGACGGCGTCGAGAAGCAGAACCGAGACGCCGATGAGCGCGGCGGCGAGCGCCTGCCCGACGGAGCCGATGGCCCAGATCCGCTTACGGGAGCGTTGAGTGGTCACCCACGGGGTGAAGGCGGCCTGGGGGAGCATGGAGCCGGATTCACGGATCGGGACGAGCAGCGCGATGAAGAACCCCGGGGTGCCCGCGGCCTGCAGGAGCCACGGCAGGACGGTCTTGGCGGCGACGATCTGGTCACCCATTCCCTGCAGGCCGTTCGCCCAGATGAAGCGGCGGGCGGCGTGTTCCTCGTTCGCGCGGTCGGGTTTCGGGGGAGTGCTCACCGGAGACACCTTAGTGCGTCGCCGACCGGTCGGGGATGAATGAAAAACCTGCGGCATTCCGCTCCTTGTCCTATCATTTCCAGACAAAGCTGTCTGTTAATTTTCAGGTGAGGAACCATGACCCCCACGAACCCGTCCCTGCCGATCATCTCCCTCCGCAAGCTCGTGCACGGCCCCGGCCGCGAGGATGAGATCGCCCGCCTGCGCCAGGTGACCCACGAGATCGGCTTCTTCTACCTCGCCGACCACGGCATTCCGCTGTCTTTCCAGCACGAGATGCTCGACGTGGCCAAGGAATTCTTCGCTCTGCCCAAGGAGCAGAAGTATGAGATCTGCAACCTGGACAACCCGCACTACCGGGGTTATGCGGAGCTCGGCGACGAACGGACCCAGGGGCTGGTGGACTGGCGCGAACAGATCGACTACGGCGCCGACCTTCCCGCCGCCACCGAGGACCTGGACACCCACCCGTGGCGCATCCTGCAGGGCCCGAATCCGTGGCCGAGCGCCATCCCGCGGATGAAGGATCTGGTCACCCGCTGGCAGGAGGAGCTGGGCGAGGTGGGTATGACACTGCTGCGCGCCTGGGCGGAGTCGCTGGGTCAGGAGCCGGAGTTCTTCGACGAGGCCTTCGTCGATTCCTATCCGACGATGAAGCTGGCGCACTACCCGGGCCATGACGGCTCACAATCCGGCCAGGGAGTCGGCGCGCACCACGACTCCGGCGTGCTCACCCTGCTGCTGCTCGAGGACGGCTCCTCCGGCCTGCAGGTCCAGACCGCCGGGGGCTGGATCGACGCGGACCCCGTCACGGACCATTTCGTGGTCAACATCGGCGAGCTTCTGGAGGCCGCCACCGACGGCTACCTCAAGGCGACCCCGCACCGCGTGCTGCCGCCGGCGCCGGGTACCTCCCGCTTCTCGGTGCCCTACTTTCTCGCCCCGGGCCTGGACGCCCGCTTCCCCCGCGTCACCCTGCCCCCGGAACTGGCCGCCGACGCCCCCGGCACCGGTGCGGACATGTCCGATCAGGAGATCT
This sequence is a window from Corynebacterium comes. Protein-coding genes within it:
- a CDS encoding MFS transporter — protein: MGDQIVAAKTVLPWLLQAAGTPGFFIALLVPIRESGSMLPQAAFTPWVTTQRSRKRIWAIGSVGQALAAALIGVSVLLLDAVPLGIAVTLLLAVLAVFRSLCSIASKDVQGRTISKGRRGVITGRAAAVGGAIALAVGLLLEFMGTDAPTWLLSALIFASAAAWALAAVVFRSIREPVSDREPQGLQQGWWADTWGLFTGDREFRQFVIVRSLLLVTALSTAFIVTLSQEVGYGLTGLGAFLIASGLASVLGGRISGIWSDISSRNVMSYGSLAGSVVIVAIVASAHWAPGTVNAWVFPIGFFLVNLAHTAIRVARKTYIVDMAEGDERTRYVGAANTLMGAILLLVGAVSGAVALLGPSAALLFLAAIGFVGVIAAHRLRDVSA
- a CDS encoding isopenicillin N synthase family dioxygenase; protein product: MTPTNPSLPIISLRKLVHGPGREDEIARLRQVTHEIGFFYLADHGIPLSFQHEMLDVAKEFFALPKEQKYEICNLDNPHYRGYAELGDERTQGLVDWREQIDYGADLPAATEDLDTHPWRILQGPNPWPSAIPRMKDLVTRWQEELGEVGMTLLRAWAESLGQEPEFFDEAFVDSYPTMKLAHYPGHDGSQSGQGVGAHHDSGVLTLLLLEDGSSGLQVQTAGGWIDADPVTDHFVVNIGELLEAATDGYLKATPHRVLPPAPGTSRFSVPYFLAPGLDARFPRVTLPPELAADAPGTGADMSDQEIFDLCGRNTIKSRFRAHPETTARYHAQLAASLA